From one Triticum aestivum cultivar Chinese Spring chromosome 4B, IWGSC CS RefSeq v2.1, whole genome shotgun sequence genomic stretch:
- the LOC123089563 gene encoding zinc finger protein GIS3-like encodes METELSLALGRPETGDSGAAGRGAGNGGKADDEVQPLFPCLFCDRKFLKSQALGGHQNAHKEERAAGWNPYIYGRYPVANPTSSRAAASKKSIPMATHGGGGAAAAPPLHVVREAGTLAPSVHGVRAGAGPFYGVHDDVGDMLSSERSPAAEPASESNTGVGIDLELRL; translated from the coding sequence ATGGAGACGGAGCTGTCTCTGGCCTTGGGTCGCCCTGAAACCGGCGACAGCGGGGCGGCCGGCCGGGGTGCGGGCAACGGCGGGAAGGCCGACGATGAGGTCCAGCCGCTGTTCCCGTGCCTCTTCTGCGACAGGAAGTTCCTCAAGTCGCAGGCCCTCGGGGGCCACCAGAACGCGCACAAGGAGGAGCGCGCGGCCGGCTGGAACCCCTACATCTACGGCCGCTACCCCGTTGCCAATCCCAcctcgtctcgcgccgccgccagcAAAAAGTCGATCCCTATGGCCACGCACGGTGGTGGCggagccgccgccgcaccgcccctCCATGTCGTTCGTGAGGCTGGCACGCTGGCTCCGTCCGTCCACGGCGTGCGAGCGGGAGCCGGCCCGTTCTACGGCGTCCACGACGATGTGGGGGACATGCTAAGCTCGGAAAGGTCACCGGCCGCTGAGCCGGCATCGGAGAGCAACACCGGCGTAGGGATCGACCTGGAGCTGCGACTCTAG